In Mongoliitalea daihaiensis, one DNA window encodes the following:
- a CDS encoding M20/M25/M40 family metallo-hydrolase produces the protein MKTRFYLIALSMLLSCNVLAQQTSTLDIHQLTDKYFLPGVGILNELLSIPNDSHYPEQLWPNLEWCEQNFQARQWGVERLETDGFPLLLASKNHPTATKTVLFYFHMDGQAVFPEQWDQPSPFTPTLKKRSPNGSWETIPMNTLENDYDPEWRVFARSASDDKGPLAMFLTAWDAISEVGFSPDYSIKVVLDFEEEIGSPHLASAVVRHATKLRADMMLIMDGPRHVSNEPTLSFGARGISEITLTMYGPRADQHSGHYGNYAPNPAFRLAQLLSSMKDEQGRVIIPGFYDGIVLTDAEKKILRQVPDIDEEIMRKIGIAEFDKVGETYQESIQYPSLNIRGFSSGSVGMEARTIVPAEAIAEIDVRLVPESDPERLFELIRQYIQDQGYHILDKDPTEEERITYPKLIKWEGTISYKAFRTPFDSEPGIWLNQAMVKAFGKEPIRKRISGGSLPIAPFVDALDNIPAVTVVTVNADNNQHGPNENLRLGNFKEGILTAIAILSSSLID, from the coding sequence ATGAAGACACGTTTTTACCTCATTGCTTTATCCATGTTGTTATCTTGTAATGTTCTTGCGCAACAAACATCAACATTAGATATCCATCAACTTACAGATAAATACTTTCTTCCTGGCGTTGGGATATTGAATGAATTGCTGTCCATTCCCAACGATTCTCATTACCCTGAGCAATTATGGCCTAATTTGGAATGGTGTGAGCAAAATTTTCAAGCCCGTCAATGGGGGGTGGAACGATTAGAGACAGATGGGTTTCCATTATTACTAGCTTCCAAGAACCATCCCACAGCTACTAAGACAGTGTTGTTTTATTTTCATATGGATGGACAAGCGGTATTTCCTGAGCAGTGGGATCAGCCATCCCCGTTTACGCCTACCTTGAAAAAAAGGAGTCCCAATGGTAGCTGGGAGACGATACCCATGAATACTTTGGAGAATGATTATGATCCGGAATGGAGGGTCTTTGCCCGCTCTGCCTCGGATGATAAAGGTCCTTTGGCGATGTTTTTGACGGCTTGGGATGCTATTTCAGAAGTTGGTTTTAGCCCCGATTATTCCATCAAAGTAGTATTGGATTTTGAAGAAGAGATTGGATCACCTCATTTAGCTTCTGCTGTAGTTCGACATGCCACCAAATTGAGAGCAGATATGATGTTGATTATGGATGGACCTCGACATGTAAGCAATGAACCCACGCTCAGTTTCGGAGCTCGGGGAATCTCTGAAATCACCTTGACTATGTACGGGCCAAGGGCAGATCAGCACAGTGGTCATTATGGTAATTATGCACCAAATCCCGCTTTTCGATTGGCGCAATTGCTCAGCAGTATGAAAGATGAACAAGGAAGGGTGATTATACCCGGTTTTTATGATGGGATTGTTTTGACGGATGCTGAAAAGAAAATTTTACGTCAAGTGCCTGATATAGATGAAGAGATTATGCGAAAAATCGGTATTGCTGAATTCGATAAAGTAGGAGAGACCTACCAGGAATCCATCCAATATCCAAGTTTAAATATCCGTGGGTTCTCTTCCGGCTCTGTGGGTATGGAGGCAAGAACTATTGTGCCGGCAGAGGCTATTGCAGAGATCGATGTTCGATTGGTTCCAGAATCCGATCCTGAGCGGCTATTTGAACTTATTCGCCAATACATCCAAGACCAAGGATACCATATATTGGATAAAGATCCTACCGAGGAAGAGCGGATCACTTATCCGAAGTTGATTAAATGGGAGGGTACCATTTCATACAAAGCCTTCCGAACTCCATTTGACTCCGAGCCAGGGATTTGGTTGAACCAAGCCATGGTTAAAGCTTTTGGCAAAGAACCTATCCGCAAACGTATCAGTGGAGGTTCACTCCCGATAGCGCCATTTGTAGATGCATTGGATAATATACCTGCGGTTACCGTAGTGACAGTCAACGCCGACAATAATCAGCATGGGCCCAATGAGAACTTACGTTTGGGCAATTTTAAGGAGGGGATATTAACAGCAATAGCAATCCTCAGCAGTTCGCTAATCGATTAA
- a CDS encoding SIMPL domain-containing protein — MRKLLLTIAGMFLLLGAMAQQVPLIEVEGKSEISIQPDEVLIYLNMSQKGRTSAEATNELNKRMRTLEQALKKTGVQTYELFVENYTVNLDRIYKDGTYQDIGFIASQMARVRVSDTQKDLAKVIEALHTSVESGFNLQFQVSEKAMKASQEKLLQMALEDARTKAEIIAKTMGIAEIKVFKVQYSTQDKGFSPVMRSMKTMAMDASIAYEEPVLQTEAKKITDSVLVSFAFMN, encoded by the coding sequence ATGAGAAAGCTTCTTTTGACCATCGCCGGGATGTTCCTATTATTGGGAGCAATGGCACAGCAAGTTCCTTTAATTGAGGTTGAGGGAAAAAGTGAAATCAGTATTCAGCCGGATGAAGTATTGATCTACTTGAATATGTCCCAAAAAGGGAGGACTTCCGCCGAAGCTACCAATGAATTGAACAAGCGCATGCGTACCTTGGAGCAGGCTTTGAAAAAGACAGGTGTGCAGACCTACGAACTATTTGTCGAAAATTACACTGTCAATTTGGATAGAATTTATAAGGATGGCACCTATCAGGATATTGGGTTCATTGCTTCTCAAATGGCCCGCGTGCGCGTTTCTGATACCCAAAAAGACCTTGCCAAAGTAATTGAGGCCTTGCACACTTCGGTAGAGTCTGGCTTCAACTTGCAGTTTCAGGTTTCTGAAAAAGCCATGAAAGCATCTCAGGAAAAATTGTTACAAATGGCCTTAGAAGATGCTCGTACCAAAGCAGAAATCATCGCTAAGACCATGGGGATAGCGGAGATTAAGGTGTTCAAAGTACAATATTCCACTCAAGATAAAGGTTTTTCACCTGTAATGCGCTCCATGAAAACTATGGCGATGGATGCATCCATCGCTTATGAGGAACCCGTATTGCAAACAGAGGCCAAGAAAATCACTGATTCGGTGTTGGTTTCTTTTGCTTTTATGAACTAA
- a CDS encoding prephenate dehydrogenase codes for MKKVHIIGLGLLGGSFALGLRKSKPEISITGFDIDVQNQKDALTLGIIDKVHEKADADTDLVILATPANTLAEILVQTLDGVGPETLVVDFGSTKEALCKAVANHPKRAQFLAGHPIAGTEYSGPKAAFDSLLDRKVFIICEMEKTDIHLKAKAYDALEALNMKIRFMDPEEHDRQLAFVSHLSHISSFMLGKTVLDKMEDDRNIFDMAGSGFASTVRLAKSSPAMWAPIVLENKGNVLEALGKYIDCLQGFKQKIESEDFDGLYQEMQEINQIRDVLDLGGKS; via the coding sequence ATGAAAAAAGTACACATTATAGGTTTGGGTTTATTAGGAGGTTCTTTCGCCTTAGGATTACGTAAGTCCAAACCGGAAATTTCCATCACCGGATTTGACATCGATGTTCAAAATCAAAAAGATGCCCTCACGTTAGGAATCATTGATAAAGTTCATGAAAAGGCAGATGCAGATACTGATCTAGTCATTTTAGCCACGCCAGCGAATACGCTTGCTGAGATATTAGTTCAAACCTTGGATGGAGTTGGTCCGGAGACGCTTGTGGTTGATTTTGGATCTACCAAAGAAGCTTTATGTAAAGCCGTGGCAAATCACCCCAAGCGAGCACAGTTTTTAGCAGGACACCCGATAGCAGGTACGGAGTACAGTGGTCCTAAAGCTGCTTTTGATAGCTTATTGGACAGAAAAGTCTTTATCATTTGTGAAATGGAGAAGACTGATATCCACTTGAAAGCGAAAGCGTATGATGCCTTGGAGGCTTTGAATATGAAAATCCGCTTTATGGATCCAGAGGAGCATGATAGACAATTGGCATTTGTTTCTCACTTGTCCCATATTTCCTCTTTTATGTTGGGGAAAACGGTGTTAGACAAAATGGAGGATGATCGCAATATTTTTGATATGGCAGGATCAGGTTTTGCCTCTACGGTACGATTGGCTAAAAGTTCCCCCGCTATGTGGGCTCCCATCGTTTTAGAAAATAAAGGGAATGTACTAGAAGCTTTAGGAAAATACATCGACTGTTTACAAGGATTCAAACAAAAAATTGAATCAGAGGATTTTGATGGATTGTATCAGGAGATGCAGGAAATCAATCAGATACGAGATGTATTGGACTTGGGAGGAAAGAGTTGA
- a CDS encoding pyridoxal phosphate-dependent aminotransferase, whose amino-acid sequence MKGFAERLKHTEEYYFSKKLKEVQGLIAAGKPIIHMGIGSPDGMPDASVIQAITQSVENPANHGYQAYQGIPALRKAMADFYQSQYGVTKDHTSEVLPLMGSKEGIMHASLAFLNPGDQVLIPNPGYPTYSSVARLLQAEPISYALKASYNYWPDFDALEALDLSKVKIMFANYPHMPSGAKADVQLFEKLLAFCQKHQLVLIHDNPYSHVLEEQPKSIFQVDGAKEVALELTSLSKSSNMAGWRVGMLVGRADWVQVIATVKSNMDSGMLKGIQEGAVQALVLGNDWYQELNKQYGARKKLIFQLLDKLGWGYSIDTAGLFVWAQVPHGVSATEACDQLLYEKNIFTTPGTVFGSEGEGYVRFSLCVTEEKIQEAINRL is encoded by the coding sequence ATGAAGGGGTTTGCAGAGCGATTGAAACATACGGAAGAGTACTATTTTTCCAAAAAATTGAAAGAAGTACAAGGCTTGATTGCTGCTGGAAAGCCAATCATTCACATGGGGATTGGTAGTCCCGATGGTATGCCTGATGCCAGTGTTATTCAAGCAATCACGCAAAGTGTTGAAAATCCCGCCAATCATGGCTATCAGGCCTATCAAGGTATTCCAGCACTGAGAAAAGCAATGGCTGATTTTTACCAAAGTCAATATGGAGTTACAAAAGATCACACGAGCGAAGTCCTCCCCTTAATGGGTTCCAAAGAAGGGATCATGCATGCAAGTTTGGCTTTTTTGAATCCTGGAGATCAGGTGCTAATCCCTAACCCTGGATATCCAACCTACAGTTCGGTGGCAAGGCTGCTTCAGGCAGAGCCCATATCTTATGCTTTGAAAGCAAGCTATAATTATTGGCCGGATTTTGATGCGCTCGAAGCGCTTGATTTGAGTAAGGTCAAAATCATGTTTGCCAACTACCCGCATATGCCATCAGGCGCCAAAGCAGATGTGCAGTTATTTGAAAAACTGCTTGCCTTCTGCCAAAAGCATCAATTAGTCTTGATCCATGATAATCCGTATAGCCACGTTTTGGAAGAGCAACCCAAAAGCATATTTCAGGTGGACGGAGCCAAAGAAGTAGCCCTTGAACTTACCTCTTTGAGTAAATCAAGCAATATGGCCGGTTGGAGAGTGGGCATGTTGGTAGGAAGAGCCGATTGGGTTCAGGTAATCGCCACGGTCAAATCCAATATGGATTCAGGGATGTTGAAAGGAATCCAAGAAGGTGCTGTGCAGGCATTGGTACTGGGAAATGACTGGTATCAAGAATTAAATAAGCAATACGGAGCTCGCAAAAAGCTAATTTTTCAGTTGCTCGACAAATTGGGCTGGGGATATAGCATTGATACAGCTGGGCTTTTTGTTTGGGCTCAAGTACCACATGGAGTTTCAGCAACAGAAGCTTGTGATCAACTCCTGTACGAAAAAAATATTTTCACTACCCCAGGAACAGTCTTTGGCTCGGAAGGGGAAGGTTATGTGCGCTTTTCCTTATGTGTCACTGAAGAAAAAATTCAAGAAGCAATCAATCGATTATAG
- a CDS encoding prephenate dehydratase, which translates to MKIAIQGIQGSFHHQVALQVFGDQVTIHEFKTFEEVAKALANDVVDYSVMAIENSIAGAILPNYELLDRYELFIKEEYYLPIAHQLLVLPGQQIANLVEVRSHPMALLQCKQFFQQYPQIQLIDDIDTATVARRIAREELTGVGAIASKVAAEIYGLDILAADIQTVKNNFTRFIILEKKVPTWNSEVTKASMKITISNQKGSLARLLSRFAEAGLDLSKIQSVPVIDQPWNYSFFIDTVFARQEYFEQAMAQVQSEMEAFLLVGLYSNQRV; encoded by the coding sequence ATGAAAATAGCAATTCAAGGGATTCAGGGTTCATTCCATCATCAAGTTGCCTTACAAGTGTTTGGAGACCAAGTCACTATCCATGAATTTAAAACCTTTGAGGAGGTGGCAAAAGCACTAGCTAACGACGTGGTGGATTACAGTGTGATGGCTATAGAAAATTCCATTGCTGGGGCAATTTTACCTAATTATGAATTGCTAGATAGATATGAACTTTTTATCAAAGAAGAATATTACTTGCCGATTGCTCACCAACTTTTGGTGTTGCCAGGTCAGCAAATCGCCAATTTGGTAGAAGTTCGTTCGCATCCGATGGCTTTGTTACAGTGCAAGCAGTTTTTTCAGCAATATCCTCAAATCCAATTGATTGATGATATTGATACTGCAACAGTAGCCAGAAGGATAGCACGAGAAGAGTTAACAGGAGTGGGAGCGATTGCGAGTAAGGTGGCTGCTGAGATTTATGGTTTAGACATTCTGGCAGCGGATATCCAAACTGTAAAAAATAACTTTACCCGCTTTATTATATTAGAGAAAAAAGTACCAACTTGGAACTCAGAGGTTACCAAAGCCTCCATGAAAATCACCATTTCCAATCAAAAAGGAAGTTTAGCTCGTTTGCTCAGTCGATTTGCGGAGGCAGGTTTGGATTTGAGCAAGATACAGTCAGTGCCGGTCATTGATCAGCCTTGGAATTACTCCTTTTTTATTGATACGGTTTTTGCGCGACAGGAGTATTTTGAACAGGCAATGGCACAAGTTCAGTCTGAAATGGAAGCCTTTTTGTTGGTTGGGCTGTATTCAAATCAACGGGTATGA
- a CDS encoding 3-phosphoshikimate 1-carboxyvinyltransferase, whose protein sequence is MNSEHTTHSTVLLPQISEFSYTEIPLPSSKSESNRALIIDALTKGENQLSNLAEARDTQTMIRLLKENPPVLDVLDAGTTMRFLTAFVAANNQYKVLTGTARMCQRPIGILVDALRTIGAEIHYMNEEGFPPLAVHGMKSQLSNKVSIRGDVSSQYISALLMIAPTLPEGLELTLEGKVGSRTYIEMTLQLMKQFGIQYSWKENVIFVAPQAYRPTAFAVESDWSGASYWFSLLACADSGSLFLKGLKSESLQGDSAIVEIMDCLGVKSKFTDSGLMLTKQPVKGFPSYDFTHCPDLAQTVAVTCAIIGQKSVFTGLESLRIKETDRIFALQQELAKFHASLVEEKNGAFTLIPSVDMPVEVTIATYDDHRMAMAFMPLMTKTRVTIEDPKVVNKSYPSFWRHVSLINSIF, encoded by the coding sequence ATGAATTCAGAACATACCACTCATTCGACGGTCCTCTTACCACAGATCAGCGAATTTTCATACACAGAAATCCCCTTACCTTCCTCCAAAAGCGAAAGTAATCGAGCACTGATCATCGATGCACTGACCAAAGGTGAAAATCAGTTGAGTAATTTGGCAGAGGCGCGTGATACGCAGACAATGATTCGATTACTGAAGGAAAATCCTCCTGTGTTGGATGTCTTGGACGCAGGTACGACCATGCGTTTTTTGACAGCTTTTGTTGCTGCCAACAACCAATATAAAGTGCTGACGGGAACTGCACGCATGTGCCAAAGACCGATTGGTATTTTGGTAGATGCCTTAAGGACGATCGGCGCTGAGATCCATTATATGAATGAGGAAGGGTTTCCACCCTTGGCAGTTCATGGCATGAAAAGTCAACTATCCAATAAAGTTTCGATCAGAGGAGATGTGAGTAGTCAATATATATCAGCGCTTTTGATGATTGCCCCGACTTTGCCTGAAGGATTGGAATTGACCTTGGAGGGAAAAGTAGGTTCCAGGACTTACATAGAAATGACCCTTCAGTTGATGAAGCAGTTTGGTATACAGTATTCTTGGAAAGAAAATGTCATTTTCGTAGCTCCACAGGCGTACAGGCCTACAGCTTTTGCAGTAGAATCGGATTGGTCGGGTGCTAGCTATTGGTTTAGCTTACTAGCATGTGCGGATAGTGGTTCGCTGTTTTTGAAAGGCTTAAAATCAGAAAGCCTACAGGGAGACTCTGCCATCGTTGAGATAATGGATTGTCTTGGTGTCAAAAGTAAATTTACAGATTCAGGACTGATGTTGACCAAGCAACCGGTTAAAGGTTTCCCATCCTACGACTTTACGCATTGCCCTGATCTTGCTCAGACTGTAGCTGTCACATGTGCCATCATTGGCCAAAAATCTGTGTTTACGGGTTTGGAAAGTTTGCGAATCAAAGAGACTGACAGAATTTTCGCATTGCAGCAGGAGCTCGCGAAGTTCCATGCTTCGTTAGTGGAGGAAAAAAATGGAGCATTTACGTTGATTCCATCAGTAGATATGCCTGTGGAAGTTACGATTGCTACTTATGATGATCACCGCATGGCTATGGCTTTTATGCCTTTGATGACCAAAACCCGTGTAACAATTGAAGATCCGAAGGTTGTTAATAAATCATATCCAAGTTTTTGGAGACATGTATCACTCATAAATTCAATTTTCTGA
- the aroB gene encoding 3-dehydroquinate synthase, producing MKSVHFSQNPAQDLQHLISQMGYSGIGVITDTNTVKYCYPLIQEALPESHALMTFQAGEAHKNLQTCTQIWQWMTDQGFDRKALVINVGGGVVGDMGGFCAATYKRGIRFINVPTTLLSQVDASVGGKLGIDFQGFKNHIGVFTEPETVLVADLFLQTLPKEELRSGYAEVLKHGLIANVNYFRSLRKSNWEEQDWRTIIEKSIAIKRDVVDKDPKESGLRKILNFGHTIGHALESFYLDGPKHLLHGEAIAAGMIAEAFLSHQKAGLALSDMNEIIPSLLEVYGKISIDSDDVDQIVALCKQDKKNVGSSVRFSLLRKIGQCDYDIAVSEEEIKSAIASYSSSLV from the coding sequence TTGAAATCTGTTCACTTTTCTCAGAACCCTGCACAGGACTTGCAGCATTTAATTTCACAAATGGGTTACTCCGGTATTGGGGTGATAACCGACACTAATACGGTAAAGTATTGCTACCCATTGATCCAAGAAGCTTTGCCAGAAAGTCATGCATTGATGACATTTCAGGCAGGTGAAGCCCACAAGAATCTTCAAACCTGTACACAAATTTGGCAATGGATGACCGATCAAGGCTTTGACAGGAAAGCATTGGTCATCAATGTTGGAGGTGGAGTGGTTGGCGATATGGGTGGGTTTTGTGCTGCCACATATAAGCGTGGCATTCGGTTTATTAACGTGCCCACCACCTTACTTTCCCAAGTAGATGCCAGTGTTGGAGGTAAGCTAGGCATTGATTTTCAGGGGTTCAAAAATCATATTGGGGTTTTTACCGAGCCAGAAACAGTACTAGTAGCAGACCTTTTTCTTCAAACACTTCCTAAAGAAGAATTACGATCTGGCTATGCAGAAGTTCTCAAGCATGGGTTAATAGCAAATGTTAACTATTTTCGTTCCCTTCGGAAAAGTAATTGGGAGGAACAGGACTGGAGAACTATCATTGAAAAGTCAATTGCGATCAAACGGGACGTAGTAGACAAAGACCCTAAAGAATCAGGTCTTCGGAAGATTCTCAATTTTGGTCACACGATCGGTCATGCGTTGGAATCCTTTTACTTGGATGGGCCAAAACATTTGTTACATGGAGAAGCCATTGCTGCTGGAATGATAGCAGAAGCATTTCTCTCCCATCAAAAGGCAGGATTGGCCTTAAGTGACATGAATGAAATCATACCGTCACTTTTGGAAGTCTACGGGAAGATTTCCATTGACTCAGATGATGTCGATCAAATAGTTGCTTTATGCAAACAGGATAAGAAAAATGTTGGCAGCAGCGTACGCTTTTCTTTGTTAAGAAAAATTGGTCAGTGTGATTATGATATTGCAGTCAGTGAAGAAGAAATTAAAAGTGCCATTGCTTCTTACAGCAGTAGTTTAGTTTAA
- a CDS encoding chorismate mutase, which translates to MSNHLQIKDWGLGLSGHTIIAGPCSAETPEQIEKVCLEMKNQNMVPDIFRAGIWKPRTRPGMFEGIGEEGLTWMEIVRNILNIPITTEVGNAAHVEMALKHKVDVLWVGARTTVNPFAVQEIADALRGVDIPVMVKNPMNPDLQLWLGALERFSTVGIHKLAAIHRGFSDSYDKRFRNKPNWSMPIHLKREWPGMQVINDPSHIVGNREGILETAQRAINFGLDGLMIETHHDPDNAWSDAKQQVTPARLKEILSQIDFIDNTVEINPDEHLNDLRNAVDHLDDQLLDILQERFSMIDQIGAYKRERHLTVFQSDRWKFVMESRTKKGVAKNLSEKFMKELLYCIHEESVKRQEKQIREAEPVKKA; encoded by the coding sequence ATGAGTAACCACTTACAAATCAAAGACTGGGGTTTAGGCTTAAGCGGCCATACCATCATTGCAGGCCCTTGTAGCGCCGAGACACCCGAACAAATTGAAAAAGTTTGTTTGGAAATGAAAAATCAGAATATGGTGCCAGATATATTTCGTGCTGGAATCTGGAAGCCACGTACAAGACCTGGGATGTTTGAAGGTATTGGAGAAGAGGGCTTGACATGGATGGAAATCGTAAGAAATATCCTAAATATTCCCATCACCACTGAAGTTGGAAATGCTGCCCACGTAGAAATGGCATTAAAACATAAGGTAGATGTGTTGTGGGTAGGGGCAAGAACAACCGTAAACCCGTTTGCTGTACAAGAAATCGCAGATGCTTTGAGAGGAGTGGATATCCCTGTGATGGTGAAAAATCCTATGAATCCTGATTTACAGTTGTGGTTAGGAGCGTTGGAGCGTTTTTCTACGGTGGGAATACACAAGCTTGCTGCTATTCACCGCGGATTTTCTGACTCCTATGATAAACGCTTCCGAAACAAACCTAATTGGTCTATGCCTATTCACTTAAAAAGAGAATGGCCAGGTATGCAAGTAATCAATGACCCATCCCATATCGTGGGTAACAGAGAAGGTATTTTGGAGACAGCACAGCGGGCAATCAATTTCGGTCTCGATGGATTGATGATTGAGACTCACCACGATCCCGATAATGCTTGGTCGGACGCCAAACAGCAAGTGACTCCTGCCAGATTGAAGGAAATCCTCTCACAGATTGATTTCATTGACAATACAGTTGAAATCAATCCTGATGAGCATTTGAATGATTTGAGAAATGCCGTGGATCATTTAGATGATCAATTGCTAGACATCCTACAGGAGCGTTTCTCTATGATTGATCAAATTGGAGCCTATAAGCGTGAAAGACATTTGACCGTATTTCAGTCAGATAGATGGAAATTTGTAATGGAATCCCGAACTAAGAAAGGGGTAGCCAAAAACCTAAGTGAAAAATTCATGAAAGAATTGCTTTACTGCATACACGAGGAGTCAGTCAAAAGACAAGAAAAACAAATTAGGGAGGCTGAACCAGTCAAAAAAGCTTAA